One genomic segment of Lampris incognitus isolate fLamInc1 chromosome 2, fLamInc1.hap2, whole genome shotgun sequence includes these proteins:
- the rrp9 gene encoding U3 small nucleolar RNA-interacting protein 2 isoform X2 has translation MSSSFFIKKKENPKFSKKGSKPTVSKRKNDGDSGTTKKRVKKLNSRYNEEISSDSETEGPTSHKKRQEDEEEVYEETPQEKKLRLAKLYLEQLREEEEKKAEEETFEDDLVAGRLQDEVLEQKGKLQRLIAKDLLPPETSEIRLLRGHKLPVTCVVISPDDKNIFSAGKDCSVIKWDVVNGKKLHTIAGGRRGTEARHVGHTAHVLCMAISSDGKYLATGDMNKLIMIWEAEICKHLYRFTGHKGPVSGLSFRKGTHDLYSASHDRSIKVWNVDENAYVETLFGHQDVITGLDSLSRQCCVTAGGRDGTVRVWKIAEESQLVFHGHEGSIDCIQLINEEHMVTGADDGSVSVWSVNKKKPLTTVKMAHGCHGNAGMEQPHWITSVAGLQNSDTIASGSGNSTVQLWKCGRGFRGLERLFTVPVTGFINSLKFSNSGNFLVAGVGQEHRLGRWWRLKEAKNGLYIIPLKRQSPQQEEPNIAE, from the exons ATGTCTTCTTCCTTCTtcataaagaaaaaagaaaacccgaAGTTTTCCAAAAAGGGAAGCAAACCAACAGTGTCAAAACGAAAG AACGATGGAGACTCGGGGACTACGAAGAAACGAGTTAAGAAACTAAACTCAAGATACAACGAGGAGATATCCAGTGACTCCGAGACAGAGGG CCCTACATCACACAAGAAAAggcaggaggatgaggaggaagtgTATGAAGAAACGCCACAGGAGAAGAAGCTCAGATTAGCTAAACTTTACCTTGAACAACTGCGAGAGGAAG AGGAAAAGAAAGCAGAGGAAGAGACGTTTGAGGATGACCTGGTTGCTGGAAGACTTCAGGATGAAGTT cttgAGCAGAAGGGAAAGCTACAGCGACTTATTGCCAAAGAT CTCCTGCCACCAGAGACTTCTGAGATACGCTTATTGAGGGGGCATAAACTGCCAGTTACCTGTGTGGTCATCTCCCCTGATGACAAGAATATTTTTTCTGCTGGCAAAGACTGCTCTGTTATTAAAT GGGATGTTGTGAATGGTAAGAAACTGCACACAATAGCTGGAGGAAGAAGAGGTACTGAGGCTCGCCATGTGGGACACACAGCTCATGTTCTTTGCATGGCCATATCATCAGATGGCAAGTACCTG GCTACCGGTGACATGAATAAACTGATCATGATCTGGGAGGCAGAAATATGTAAACATCTGTATAGATTCACAGGACATAAAGGCCCTGTGTCG GGTCTTTCCTTCAGGAAGGGAACTCATGATCTTTATAGCGCTTCTCATGATCGGTCCATCAAAGTATGGAATGTGGATGAGAATGCCTATGTGGAGACACT GTTTGGTCATCAGGATGTGATCACTGGACTGGATAGTCTGAGCCGTCAGTGCTGTGTGACTGCAGGAGGCAGGGATGGGACTGTGAGGGTTTGGAAGATAGCCGAAGAATCTCAGCTGGTGTTCCACGGCCACGA GGGTTCAATTGACTGCATCCAGCTGATCAACGAGGAGCATATGGTAACAGGAGCCGACGATGG ctctgtgtctgtctggAGTGTAAACAAGAAGAAGCCCTTGACCACGGTGAAAATGGCCCATGGTTGTCATGGCAATGCTGGGATGGAGCAGCCTCACTGGATCACCTCGGTCGCAGGGCTTCAGAACTCCGACACCATCGCCTCAG GTTCTGGTAACTCTACTGTACAGCTGTGGAAGTGTGGCCGTGGTTTCCGTGGACTGGAACGGCTTTTCACTGTGCCAGTG ACGGGATTCATCAACAGCCTGAAGTTTTCAAACTCTGGCAACTTCCTGGTGGCAGGAGTGGGACAAGAGCACAG GCTGGGCCGATGGTGGAGGCTAAAAGAGGCGAAGAACGGGCTTTATATCATTCCCCTGAAAAGACAAAGTCCGCAGCAAGAAGAGCCAAACATAGCAGAGTAG
- the rrp9 gene encoding U3 small nucleolar RNA-interacting protein 2 isoform X1, producing the protein MSSSFFIKKKENPKFSKKGSKPTVSKRKNDGDSGTTKKRVKKLNSRYNEEISSDSETEGPTSHKKRQEDEEEVYEETPQEKKLRLAKLYLEQLREEEEKKAEEETFEDDLVAGRLQDEVLEQKGKLQRLIAKDLLPPETSEIRLLRGHKLPVTCVVISPDDKNIFSAGKDCSVIKWDVVNGKKLHTIAGGRRGTEARHVGHTAHVLCMAISSDGKYLATGDMNKLIMIWEAEICKHLYRFTGHKGPVSGLSFRKGTHDLYSASHDRSIKVWNVDENAYVETLFGHQDVITGLDSLSRQCCVTAGGRDGTVRVWKIAEESQLVFHGHEGSIDCIQLINEEHMVTGADDGSVSVWSVNKKKPLTTVKMAHGCHGNAGMEQPHWITSVAGLQNSDTIASGASGCSGNSTVQLWKCGRGFRGLERLFTVPVTGFINSLKFSNSGNFLVAGVGQEHRLGRWWRLKEAKNGLYIIPLKRQSPQQEEPNIAE; encoded by the exons ATGTCTTCTTCCTTCTtcataaagaaaaaagaaaacccgaAGTTTTCCAAAAAGGGAAGCAAACCAACAGTGTCAAAACGAAAG AACGATGGAGACTCGGGGACTACGAAGAAACGAGTTAAGAAACTAAACTCAAGATACAACGAGGAGATATCCAGTGACTCCGAGACAGAGGG CCCTACATCACACAAGAAAAggcaggaggatgaggaggaagtgTATGAAGAAACGCCACAGGAGAAGAAGCTCAGATTAGCTAAACTTTACCTTGAACAACTGCGAGAGGAAG AGGAAAAGAAAGCAGAGGAAGAGACGTTTGAGGATGACCTGGTTGCTGGAAGACTTCAGGATGAAGTT cttgAGCAGAAGGGAAAGCTACAGCGACTTATTGCCAAAGAT CTCCTGCCACCAGAGACTTCTGAGATACGCTTATTGAGGGGGCATAAACTGCCAGTTACCTGTGTGGTCATCTCCCCTGATGACAAGAATATTTTTTCTGCTGGCAAAGACTGCTCTGTTATTAAAT GGGATGTTGTGAATGGTAAGAAACTGCACACAATAGCTGGAGGAAGAAGAGGTACTGAGGCTCGCCATGTGGGACACACAGCTCATGTTCTTTGCATGGCCATATCATCAGATGGCAAGTACCTG GCTACCGGTGACATGAATAAACTGATCATGATCTGGGAGGCAGAAATATGTAAACATCTGTATAGATTCACAGGACATAAAGGCCCTGTGTCG GGTCTTTCCTTCAGGAAGGGAACTCATGATCTTTATAGCGCTTCTCATGATCGGTCCATCAAAGTATGGAATGTGGATGAGAATGCCTATGTGGAGACACT GTTTGGTCATCAGGATGTGATCACTGGACTGGATAGTCTGAGCCGTCAGTGCTGTGTGACTGCAGGAGGCAGGGATGGGACTGTGAGGGTTTGGAAGATAGCCGAAGAATCTCAGCTGGTGTTCCACGGCCACGA GGGTTCAATTGACTGCATCCAGCTGATCAACGAGGAGCATATGGTAACAGGAGCCGACGATGG ctctgtgtctgtctggAGTGTAAACAAGAAGAAGCCCTTGACCACGGTGAAAATGGCCCATGGTTGTCATGGCAATGCTGGGATGGAGCAGCCTCACTGGATCACCTCGGTCGCAGGGCTTCAGAACTCCGACACCATCGCCTCAGGTGCCTCTGGCT GTTCTGGTAACTCTACTGTACAGCTGTGGAAGTGTGGCCGTGGTTTCCGTGGACTGGAACGGCTTTTCACTGTGCCAGTG ACGGGATTCATCAACAGCCTGAAGTTTTCAAACTCTGGCAACTTCCTGGTGGCAGGAGTGGGACAAGAGCACAG GCTGGGCCGATGGTGGAGGCTAAAAGAGGCGAAGAACGGGCTTTATATCATTCCCCTGAAAAGACAAAGTCCGCAGCAAGAAGAGCCAAACATAGCAGAGTAG
- the si:ch211-213o11.11 gene encoding probable G-protein coupled receptor, with translation MEGAHSLRTAELNDSSSLWAAMPSGPSRQLGTLPNSQTRFKDLSGIFFMVTLNVLALLANTAVLVVVIKAPHLRKFAFVCHLCAVDLLCAILLMPLGIVSNSPYFAGIVFTVLECQIYVFLNVFLIAASIFTITAISVERYYYIVHPMRYEVKMTLKLTAAVMVLVWVASAVLGLSTVFGWPSYGSLSSISASHCSLHWSHSDHRRAFSVLFCVACFCLPAVVIFAVYCNVYKVARVAARQHRPLPSWTASQMKHRSDSINSQTTIITTRNAPRRTACDRPFGGSKAALTLVVIVGQFLVCWLPYFAFHLHLTLDASPKIPDDLEEAVTWLAYSSFAINPFFYGLLNRQIREELCKLRRCYSARPVELAVSSHEGSGHENFLQFLHRTSCTAETRASFATSSPRSTLDQTGQAAFRIPGQIPEEFN, from the coding sequence ATGGAGGGAGCTCATTCACTTCGGACCGCTGAGCTGAATGACAGCTCCAGCCTGTGGGCTGCCATGCCCTCGGGCCCCAGCAGGCAGCTGGGCACTCTCCCCAATTCCCAGACGCGCTTCAAGGACCTGTCGGGGATCTTCTTCATGGTGACCCTGAATGTTTTGGCTCTTCTGGCCAACACCGCCGTGCTGGTGGTGGTCATCAAAGCCCCTCACCTCAGGAAGTTTGCCTTCGTGTGCCACCTATGTGCGGTGGACCTGCTGTGTGCCATATTGCTCATGCCTCTGGGGATTGTGTCCAACTCCCCGTACTTTGCTGGCATAGTATTCACCGTGCTGGAGTGCCAGATCTACGTGTTTCTCAACGTGTTCCTCATTGCCGCCTCCATCTTCACCATCACAGCCATCAGTGTGGAGCGGTACTACTACATCGTCCATCCCATGCGCTACGAAGTCAAGATGACCCTGAAGTTGACGGCGGCTGTGATGGTACTGGTGTGGGTGGCCTCCGCCGTACTGGGGTTGTCGACCGTGTTTGGTTGGCCGTCGTACGGCAGCCTGAGCTCCATCAGCGCCTCGCACTGCTCGCTGCACTGGAGCCACAGCGACCACAGGCGGGCCTTCTCGGTGCTCTTTTGTGTGGCCTGCTTCTGTCTACCCGCTGTTGTTATTTTTGCTGTCTATTGCAACGTGTATAAGGTGGCCCGAGTGGCTGCCCGCCAGCACAGACCCCTGCCTTCATGGACAGCCAGCCAAATGAAACACCGCTCAGACTCAATCAACAGCCAGACTACCATCATCACCACCCGTAATGCCCCCCGCAGGACGGCCTGTGACCGGCCTTTTGGAGGCAGTAAGGCTGCTCTCACCCTAGTGGTTATTGTTGGCCAGTTTCTGGTCTGCTGGCTTCCTTACTTTGCCTTCCATCTCCATCTGACCCTCGATGCCTCGCCCAAGATCCCCGACGATTTGGAGGAGGCCGTCACCTGGCTCGCATATTCCTCCTTTGCCATCAATCCGTTTTTTTATGGGCTTCTTAATCGGCAGATCAGGGAGGAGCTTTGTAAACTGCGGCGCTGTTACTCGGCCCGGCCCGTGGAGCTCGCTGTCTCCAGCCACGAAGGCTCCGGCCATGAGAACTTCCTGCAGTTCCTCCACAGGACAAGCTGTACGGCGGAAACCCGGGCTAGCTTTGCCACTTCCAGCCCGAGGAGCACTCTGGACCAGACTGGACAGGCTGCTTTTAGGATACCGGGGCAAATTCCAGAGGAATTCAATTAG
- the LOC130108065 gene encoding uncharacterized protein LOC130108065, whose translation MPPKRAAEGATTQQPFKMIKIGAETQDVGCDPSEEKYRLAEGPSYSPLANHEGEHIGFEEENDPSPGIRTDTISLLMKIEQLQAELKYERRCRVLAERELRELKEMNSLMLQMRHTAHELRVTLDHVQHGNDGSQGSGEGTVSFIPNHEAEMRIPHQISEEDSNYLYLSEGLRVPRNLYERIAEITDFKKYTSALLMMLFDRETLATHSLQGRRTSATGDDCQKPQLPPEILSNIIDHVGQKFGVDSSQIKTAIRTKLNNEDKLLKKRMGVGLVKAENNTAGFDQSSG comes from the exons atgccaccCAAGAGAGCGGCTGAAGGAGCGACAACACAGCAGCCATTTAAAATGATCAAAATCGGAGCGGAGACGCAAGACGTCGGCTGTGACCCCTCGGAGGAAAAGTACCGCTTAGCCGAAGGTCCCAGTTATTCGCCTCTAGCCAACCACGAG GGTGAACACATTGGCTTTGAAGAGGAAAACGACCCGAGTCCCGGGATCAGAACGGACACGATAAGTCTCCTCATGAAAATAGAGCAACTGCAAGCCGAGCTCAAGTATGAACGCAGGTGTAGAGTGCTGGCCGAGAGGGAATTGAGGGAACTCAAAG AGATGAACAGCCTCATGCTGCAGATGAGACACACGGCACATGAGCTCCGAGTTACTCTGGATCACGTCCAGCATGGGAATGATGGATCGCAGGGCAGTGGGGAAGGAACTGTATCTTTCATTCCAAACCATGAGGCAGAAATGAGAATACCTCATCAAATCTCAGAG GAGGACAGCAACTATCTATATCTGTCAGAGGGTCTGCGTGTCCCCAGGAACCTCTACGAGCGCATCGCAGAGATCACAGACTTCAAAAAATACACTTCAGCACTGTTAATGATGCTTTTTGACAGAGAAACCCTTGCCACACACTCTTTGCAAGGTCGCCGGACCAGCGCCACTGGAGATGATTGCCAAAAGCCACAACTCCCACCGGAAATCTTGAGCAATATTATTG atcACGTGGGACAGAAGTTTGGAGTGGATAGCAGCCAAATAAAAACTGCGATCCGAACAAAACTGAATAATGAAGACAAACTATTGAAAAAAAGGATGGGAGTGGGATTGGTTAAAGCTGAAAACAATACTGCAGGTTTTGATCAAAGCTCTGGGTAA